The Syntrophorhabdus sp. nucleotide sequence GAATGTTCCATCCGGCATGCCGCTACGTCCGCGTCCGCCTCGGGAACGGCGAGCACCTCGACGAAGAAATCGTGGAGTATCTCGTGCCTGCGCACAACGTCCTTCGCCGCGACCTCCCCCTCTTCTGTCAGCGTTATAAGGTCATAGGGCGAGTAATTGATCAGCTTCTTCTCAGACAGGGAACGAAGGGCCCCCGTCACGGACGCATAGCTCACCTTCAAGCGTCTCGCGATATCCCGCGGCTTCACCGCATGCTTCTCCGCGACGATGTGAAATATAGCCTCCAGATAATCCTCAAGGCTTGCTGTCAATGTCTCGGTCCCTGTCATATGTCACCCCCAATTTCTAATATATTTAGGGTAGCCTAAGTATTTACAATAGTACTAACACAATTGCAAGCATTTTTTTGAAGCTCTCCCTTTTTCTCTCCCTCACCGTATTCTCCCGAACCACCGGAAAAGGCGGATGAGAACACACTCGTCCCGGAACCCTCCGAAACCTTTCATTCCTATCGTATTTCGCACCCTCTTGCGCCATCGGACCCGATTCATACCGCCAGTCCACTCAACCTGCCGTTGACCGTTTTCAACCTTGGCATGGTTGCAATCCACCCTGCACCGTAATATAACTAGGTTGTATGAAGGACATAGGCTCAAGATTACGTTTACTGCGAGAAAAGCACGGCCTCAAGCAGGTAAACCTTGCCAACGCTCTGCAGGTCACGCCACAGGCTGTCTCCAAATGGGAGAAAGGGGCCAACCTGCCCGACGTTCACGTCCTGACAAAGATCGCGCGCCTCTTCGATGTCAGCACCGACTACATTCTCGGGCTCACGGAAGCCGGCACCGGCGTTTTCCCGGCAACCGTCTTCTGCTCCGCCGTCACGCATTTCGAAAAACGGTCCATCTCGATGGAATCAAAGGAGTTGGCAGAATACACCAACGTCCTCTTCTATGACCTGACCGAGTCGGTCCTCACATTCGACGGCATACCCGTCAAATATGTGGGCGACGGCTTCCTGGCCTTTTTCTCCGGGCCCGACCATGCGGACAGGGCCCTTCGAGCCGCCATCCACGCGAAGAAGACGATCTACCAGAAAGACCTTGTCATCGCCCTCAATTCCGGGAGCATCTACATGGGCCTCGTTGGACATCCGAGGTACGCCGCCCGAGATATCGTGGGCGAGACCGTCAATCGCGCCTTTCTCGTTGCCGGATGGGCATCAGGCAACTGCCCGTCGGGTGTTGCCGCAACCCGGGCCGTCATGACACTGGCAAGGGGATCCTATGACAGCGTCCTGCACGGTGGCGTGACCATAGACCTTATCGAGGGAGAACTGGATATCCTGGAAATATATCTCCCGCAATAAAGGAGGGGCGGTCATGCAGGTGAACCTGAAACGCTACGGGTTATATCTCTTCCGGTGGCAACTCTCCACGCCCATCCTCGCCGCTGCCCTTTATCTCCTCTCAATGGTCGACAAGGTCACCGCCACCATCGTCGCCAACCTTATCGGAGGACTCATCTTCTTCTGGGTGGACATGTTCATATTCACATCAGACAAGCTCTCCGTGGAATGGGAGGTAAAGGACACCGTCGTCTGCGTGGACTGCGGACGCGAGGCGCGAGGCTACAGGATCATCCGGGCAAGGACCTACGACAGGAGACGTGATTCCCATCCCGAATACCGTTGTGAGGAATGCTCCATCAGGAAGACACAGGAACTCAGACAAAGGGGGATCCCCGTTTAGAGGAGACTCACGGCCACTATCATTCATTCAGATTCTTATTCCGATCCCATGACGTTCCCGCAATTGTCGTTCCCCCGGGGAAGTCCGTGCGAACCGGACACAGTCGTGCTGCGGTAACGGATGGCCCTTCCGGGCCTTATCCGGAGTCCGAATGCCGGGACAATTGCAGGCCTTATGTCACGCAAACAGAAAGGAGAACAAAAAAAATGGCACACAGAAGATTGAAGACCTATGTAACAGGCTATCCGCGCATCGGAGAAAACAGGGAGCTCAAGAAGGTGGTCGAGGGGTTCTGGGAACAAAGAGAGGGGTTTGACGCTGTCACCCGCATCTCGAAGGACCTCAGGATCAGGCATTGGCAGGACCAAAAGGCCCACGGTATCGACTTCATCAGCAGCAACGATTTCAGTCTCTACGACTCAATGCTCGACATGGCGGTCCTCTTCAATGCGGTCCCGGAGCGGTTCAGGCATATCGAGGACGATCATGAGCGCTATTTCGCCATGGCACGGGGAACCGGGAACGCCGTCGCGATGGAGATGACGAAGTGGTTCAACACCAACTACCATTATATCGTTCCCGAGCTTTCCGCGGACATAGACCTGGAGTTGCGTCCCGCAAAGGTGCTCAACGAATTCAACGAGGCCGCGGAGATCGGCATAAAGACCAAGATCAACCTCATCGGTCCCGTCACCTTTCTGGCCCTTTCAAAAAGGGTGGACGGCAACGAAGATACCCTCGATCTGCTGCCCGCCTTCCTTCCCCTCTACGTTTCCCTCCTGCGGAGCATCTCCCGGCTGGACGACGAAGTCTTCGTCCAGTTCGACGAACCCATAGTCGTCAGCGACCCTGACAGCAGAACCCTCGAATGCCTGAAGACAGTCTACAAAACGCTGACGAGCGCAGCGCCCAACGTCAGGCTCATCGTGACGACATACTTCGACCACGCAGCGGAGGCCATCGAAGCTCTCCGCGACATCGACCTGTTCGCCATGGGGCTCGATCTCGTCTGCGGTCCCGAAAACCTCCTCGCACTGGGCCACTTCAACGGCAAGAGGCTCATCGCCGGCATAGTCGACGGCAGGAACATCTGGAAGAACGACTATCAAAGATCCCTGGCCACGCTGCAGGCCCTGGAACACTTGGTGCCACCGGACGACATCATACTGTCCACAAGCTGCTCCCTTCTGCACGTCCCCTACAGTCTCACGCATGAAACCGTCCTTGACCGGGAGATATGCTCCTGGATGAGTTTCGCCAGGGAGAAGCTGACGGAGCTTTCGGAGATCTCGGACATACATTCAACACGAAACGGCACACCGGGAAACCCGGAAACACTGCAGGCAAACCAGCGAATCATCCGGGACAGGCAATGTTCCCTCCGGATCCATGACCCTGCCGTCCGCAGGCGTTCGCGCTCCATAACGCAAAGGGTCCGTGAGGGCAGCTTCGCGGAAAGGGCGATGGCTCAGGGCAAGGTCCTCGAACTCCCCCCGTTGCCGACAACAACCATCGGGAGCTTCCCCCAGACAGACTCCTTGAGAAAGCTCCGTCAGGACCTGAAGAAAGGGGCCATCACCAGGGACGAATACACATTGAGGATCAGGAACCATATCGACTCCTGCATAGAATTCCAGGAAAAGATCGGCCTCGATGTGCTCGTCCACGGTGAGCCGGAAAGGAATGACATGGTCGAGTATTTCGGCGAGCAGCTGTCGGGTTTCGCTTTCACGCAAAACGGCTGGGTGCAGAGCTATGGCACGCGTTGTGTCAAACCGCCCGTAATCTATGGCGACATAAACAGACGAGGACCGATGACCGTCGACTTCATATCCTACGCCCAGAGCCGAACTCGAAAACCGGTCAAGGGAATCCTGACAGGTCCCGTCACCATTTTGAACTGGTCCTTTGTGCGCGACGACATCGAGCGCTCCGATGTGTGCGAACAGATCGCCCTCGTTATAAGAGACGAGATAGAGGACCTGCAGCGCGCCGGGATCAAGATCGTCCAGGTGGATGAGGCAGCCTTCAAAGAGGGATACCCGCTGAGAAGGGAAAAAAAGGACAAATATGAACGGTGGGCCGTAAAGTCCTTCCAACTCGCCGTCAGTTCCGCCCGCATGACGACACAGGTGCATACGCATATGTGCTACAGTGACTTCACCGACATCATTCAAACCATCGAAAGGATGGACGCG carries:
- a CDS encoding helix-turn-helix domain-containing protein, whose protein sequence is MKDIGSRLRLLREKHGLKQVNLANALQVTPQAVSKWEKGANLPDVHVLTKIARLFDVSTDYILGLTEAGTGVFPATVFCSAVTHFEKRSISMESKELAEYTNVLFYDLTESVLTFDGIPVKYVGDGFLAFFSGPDHADRALRAAIHAKKTIYQKDLVIALNSGSIYMGLVGHPRYAARDIVGETVNRAFLVAGWASGNCPSGVAATRAVMTLARGSYDSVLHGGVTIDLIEGELDILEIYLPQ
- the metE gene encoding 5-methyltetrahydropteroyltriglutamate--homocysteine S-methyltransferase; the encoded protein is MAHRRLKTYVTGYPRIGENRELKKVVEGFWEQREGFDAVTRISKDLRIRHWQDQKAHGIDFISSNDFSLYDSMLDMAVLFNAVPERFRHIEDDHERYFAMARGTGNAVAMEMTKWFNTNYHYIVPELSADIDLELRPAKVLNEFNEAAEIGIKTKINLIGPVTFLALSKRVDGNEDTLDLLPAFLPLYVSLLRSISRLDDEVFVQFDEPIVVSDPDSRTLECLKTVYKTLTSAAPNVRLIVTTYFDHAAEAIEALRDIDLFAMGLDLVCGPENLLALGHFNGKRLIAGIVDGRNIWKNDYQRSLATLQALEHLVPPDDIILSTSCSLLHVPYSLTHETVLDREICSWMSFAREKLTELSEISDIHSTRNGTPGNPETLQANQRIIRDRQCSLRIHDPAVRRRSRSITQRVREGSFAERAMAQGKVLELPPLPTTTIGSFPQTDSLRKLRQDLKKGAITRDEYTLRIRNHIDSCIEFQEKIGLDVLVHGEPERNDMVEYFGEQLSGFAFTQNGWVQSYGTRCVKPPVIYGDINRRGPMTVDFISYAQSRTRKPVKGILTGPVTILNWSFVRDDIERSDVCEQIALVIRDEIEDLQRAGIKIVQVDEAAFKEGYPLRREKKDKYERWAVKSFQLAVSSARMTTQVHTHMCYSDFTDIIQTIERMDADVLAIETSRSGNRLLKVFNDRGYSNNIGPGIYDIHSPRVPSVQELTDRIRQLLQALPASRVWINPDCGLKTRKWAEVSPSLRNMVTATRAVRRELAEH